One Echinicola strongylocentroti DNA window includes the following coding sequences:
- a CDS encoding eCIS core domain-containing protein, whose product MRELKQKNKPGQQTNNSLFRKADDQSNDFFGVQAKLNMGQPGDQYEKEADAVADQVMNTATSTDAVQSKGAEDEEVQQKPLSASISTVQKQEMEEEPVQSKAEEEEAVQTKTEEEQPLQSKEEEEPVQAKCAECEKEEATMAATEDSEEPLKAEAVEKEDPLQKKTEEEKLQSKADSTLQGIEGPLNKSKGRGNPLDKNTKQEMETGFAADFSKVNIHTDEKAAEMSSKIGAQAFTHGHDIYFNKGKYQPDSSKGKHLLAHELTHTIQQKGMVQKKVQARLGDGHDFPATSRFSRNATLESTYDNFGTVQSGSNGTHVTMIQNALVGLNYPLPRFGADGSFGDETQRAVKAFQEDVGVKVDGIVGANTIDFLDKRDRGQEVDPAPLPVIGNSPINLDNVTAQPGAAPSRALGAGVWGLTFPENVQVNLEVIDNGAVWQPVIVGVTGNYSLQTRLLPGVAEVSGPGGNSTAANYCNQINDMNSLTLVGGNWFMASAVLAHERVHAEKFRDALIDPSVLTPLETAIEGITIPKHFAPNAGIAELMIRVSPTYLTALSNAQTNWLNQILVLVGGDHGAPAGTGPTYDAEKEILNPMIRRICHHAKANGWPSCPPLCT is encoded by the coding sequence ATGAGAGAATTAAAACAGAAAAATAAACCGGGCCAGCAAACCAATAATTCACTTTTCAGGAAAGCTGATGACCAGTCCAATGATTTTTTTGGTGTACAGGCCAAACTGAATATGGGACAGCCGGGGGACCAATATGAAAAAGAAGCAGATGCGGTGGCAGACCAAGTTATGAATACTGCTACGAGCACAGATGCTGTCCAATCGAAAGGTGCCGAGGACGAAGAAGTCCAGCAGAAACCATTGTCAGCATCCATTAGTACGGTGCAAAAACAAGAGATGGAGGAAGAACCTGTCCAATCAAAAGCAGAAGAGGAAGAAGCCGTTCAAACCAAAACCGAGGAAGAACAACCTCTGCAAAGCAAAGAAGAGGAGGAGCCGGTACAAGCCAAATGTGCCGAATGCGAAAAGGAGGAAGCTACCATGGCCGCCACAGAAGACAGTGAAGAGCCGCTAAAAGCTGAAGCGGTGGAAAAGGAAGATCCTCTCCAGAAGAAAACCGAAGAGGAAAAGCTCCAATCCAAAGCAGACAGTACGCTACAAGGTATAGAAGGCCCATTAAACAAAAGCAAAGGAAGGGGAAATCCACTGGACAAAAATACGAAACAAGAAATGGAAACCGGTTTTGCGGCGGATTTCAGCAAGGTCAACATCCATACGGATGAAAAAGCAGCGGAGATGAGCAGCAAAATTGGTGCGCAGGCATTTACCCATGGCCACGACATTTACTTCAATAAAGGAAAATACCAGCCTGATTCCTCTAAAGGAAAGCACCTATTGGCACACGAGCTTACCCATACTATTCAACAGAAAGGAATGGTCCAGAAAAAGGTTCAGGCGAGATTAGGAGACGGACATGACTTTCCTGCTACCAGCAGGTTTTCACGAAATGCCACGCTGGAATCTACCTATGACAATTTCGGTACCGTACAGTCCGGAAGTAACGGTACTCACGTGACCATGATCCAAAATGCCCTTGTGGGGCTTAATTATCCGCTACCTCGTTTTGGTGCGGATGGCTCTTTTGGGGATGAGACGCAGCGTGCCGTCAAAGCTTTTCAAGAAGATGTCGGGGTCAAAGTGGACGGCATTGTAGGGGCCAACACCATAGACTTCTTGGACAAAAGAGACCGCGGTCAGGAAGTAGATCCAGCTCCGTTGCCGGTAATTGGCAATTCGCCTATCAACCTCGATAATGTCACTGCACAGCCTGGAGCGGCGCCATCCCGAGCACTTGGGGCCGGGGTCTGGGGACTGACGTTTCCTGAAAATGTCCAGGTAAACCTTGAAGTAATTGACAATGGAGCCGTATGGCAACCAGTGATCGTAGGTGTTACGGGCAATTACAGCTTGCAGACACGTCTGCTTCCTGGTGTGGCTGAGGTGAGCGGACCAGGAGGTAATTCTACTGCAGCCAATTACTGCAATCAAATCAATGATATGAACAGCTTGACACTGGTAGGGGGAAACTGGTTCATGGCATCTGCTGTACTGGCACATGAAAGGGTGCATGCCGAAAAGTTCAGGGATGCACTGATCGATCCATCAGTGCTCACCCCCTTAGAAACAGCCATTGAAGGCATTACCATTCCCAAGCACTTTGCCCCCAATGCCGGCATCGCAGAGCTTATGATCAGGGTAAGTCCCACGTATCTAACTGCACTCAGCAATGCACAAACCAATTGGCTGAACCAAATTTTGGTCCTAGTAGGTGGAGACCATGGCGCTCCTGCCGGTACTGGGCCGACCTATGATGCCGAAAAGGAAATTCTCAATCCCATGATCAGAAGAATCTGTCATCACGCAAAGGCCAACGGATGGCCATCCTGTCCACCATTGTGTACTTAA
- a CDS encoding eCIS core domain-containing protein, which translates to MKHFSSKTNQSKGNPAQKQPENFFQAKLNVGQPGDKFEMEADQMADQVVSGIHETDTTNAPSPETTVQTQQEEELATAENTETEVQEKSLAESVTPVVQPQMEEEQVQEKEEEEELQMQDDEELQKSPSASDDDDPNEGNIQAQSEHSKAVSPQLESQIKSGSGGSPMDPNTQSSMESGFGADFSGVNIHTDSSAVQMSSDLGAQAFTHGNDIYFNEGKYNPSSPSGQHLLAHELTHTIQQGSSNAVQGKMVQKEGEEDAPQQDPNEILKTFYLPSVKARHLQVYQAWASQRNLVRKHNYSRDTNANDKPQQVRNWKNHYWDKLENIENIGLHEDFTGVKKIGIPGDREISGRRRTLLKKLTIPDWSKNGVVQEGKDRYEVDHIVELQVSGWAEDQRGNDFPNLELLDGRSNASAGSKTRSNVENIVRDYLEANGEGNTQADAQRYMSSNDIVFERVEMGSGDYAGESRPSEYWTREEITQGVHLSDLEDLGNIGEPGTPTEFALMTPDDGYLMQLFPHEENNLNISIPADSTVAKSVAGLTLSQINLSAGFDSLENDTNIGTATVAWDLPDKFSAPPGTFTINLKKSESQYAGKLGNLPELGSDFEHLSPISFSGLEVTDEGLIAEGVLTPSLSFLQDAAIRVGIRGKEIYFSAEYSPSNITLPIPRLNVNSATLAVGYSTLQGFEVSGDAELEMQGIATGNITAGFSEAEGLYLRGEINFDEQLFGETQASARIAYENESWTVGGTITIPRNKVRGVKSATINATYSENTFSATGEAELDIPGIERGSMSIEYGDEGFSIGGDFDLSSDIPGISGGNVAVRVSKESGAEEYDVFVSGTAQPDIPGISSELSVTYENGALTIEGRASYERGMLSGTIEVGATNRAIGEDGEPTGEPDDTMRVYGGGSLTLQLTPWLEATAGVTFTPEGEIEVTARLAADSYEVFSRREVNRNLFTVPTIEIPLFAIPLGPRSIGLVAQIGGGLDFTAGFGPGELRNMSAEITYNPEREEETTVAGHGEFAIPADAGLTLRGDLSLGVSVGIASLTGGIELAGSLGLEGEAAAEVDVNWSPQTGLALDAEGRVTVNPKFTFDLNAFARASLGIGWFSISETWRHNLASYEWGPDIQFGVVFPVHYREGEAFDMSFDDIEVIYPDLDVIDMAKGLARDVKNDIFS; encoded by the coding sequence ATGAAACACTTCAGCTCCAAAACGAATCAGTCCAAAGGCAATCCAGCCCAAAAGCAACCCGAAAACTTCTTTCAGGCCAAGTTGAACGTAGGTCAACCTGGGGATAAATTCGAAATGGAAGCTGATCAAATGGCAGACCAAGTAGTCAGTGGTATCCATGAAACCGATACCACAAATGCACCATCCCCAGAAACCACCGTCCAAACACAGCAAGAGGAAGAACTCGCAACGGCAGAAAATACCGAAACTGAAGTACAGGAAAAATCGCTCGCCGAGTCCGTCACACCAGTGGTACAGCCACAAATGGAAGAAGAGCAGGTACAGGAAAAAGAAGAGGAAGAGGAGCTCCAAATGCAGGATGACGAGGAACTTCAGAAAAGCCCCAGTGCCAGTGATGACGATGATCCCAATGAAGGAAATATACAAGCCCAGTCCGAGCACAGCAAGGCTGTAAGCCCCCAACTAGAGAGCCAAATCAAATCCGGCAGCGGAGGCAGTCCAATGGATCCCAATACCCAATCCAGCATGGAAAGTGGCTTTGGAGCGGATTTCAGCGGAGTCAATATCCATACCGACAGCAGTGCAGTACAGATGAGCAGTGACCTAGGTGCACAGGCCTTTACGCACGGTAATGACATCTATTTCAACGAAGGAAAGTATAATCCCAGCAGTCCGTCAGGGCAGCATCTCCTGGCCCATGAGCTGACCCACACCATCCAGCAGGGCAGCAGCAATGCCGTGCAGGGAAAGATGGTACAGAAGGAAGGGGAGGAGGATGCCCCACAGCAAGACCCGAACGAAATATTAAAGACATTTTACCTCCCATCCGTAAAAGCGAGGCACTTACAAGTTTATCAGGCCTGGGCCTCCCAAAGAAACCTCGTAAGGAAACACAATTATTCAAGGGATACCAATGCAAACGACAAACCTCAACAAGTGAGAAATTGGAAAAACCACTATTGGGACAAGCTAGAAAACATTGAGAATATTGGTTTGCATGAAGATTTTACCGGAGTAAAGAAAATAGGGATTCCTGGTGATAGAGAAATCAGTGGCCGAAGAAGAACACTTCTGAAGAAATTAACTATCCCAGACTGGAGTAAAAATGGAGTAGTACAGGAAGGTAAAGACCGATATGAAGTTGATCACATCGTAGAACTACAGGTGTCAGGCTGGGCAGAGGACCAACGAGGAAACGATTTTCCCAATTTAGAATTATTGGATGGTCGATCAAATGCTTCGGCAGGTTCAAAGACAAGGAGTAATGTAGAGAATATAGTCAGAGACTATTTGGAAGCGAATGGAGAGGGCAACACACAGGCTGATGCTCAACGATACATGTCTTCAAATGACATCGTTTTTGAAAGGGTAGAAATGGGAAGTGGTGATTATGCCGGTGAATCCAGACCTTCTGAATATTGGACGAGAGAGGAAATTACACAAGGAGTCCATCTATCAGACTTAGAAGATTTGGGGAATATAGGTGAGCCAGGGACTCCTACTGAGTTTGCCCTCATGACACCCGATGATGGCTACCTAATGCAGCTTTTTCCTCACGAGGAGAACAACCTTAATATTTCTATTCCTGCAGATAGTACAGTAGCAAAGTCGGTCGCAGGACTAACGCTATCACAAATAAACCTCAGTGCGGGCTTTGATAGCTTAGAAAATGACACGAATATAGGCACAGCAACAGTGGCCTGGGATTTACCTGATAAATTCAGTGCGCCACCGGGCACTTTTACGATTAATTTAAAAAAATCGGAAAGTCAATATGCGGGAAAACTCGGAAACCTTCCAGAGCTAGGAAGTGATTTTGAGCACTTAAGTCCGATTTCATTTTCTGGGCTTGAAGTAACTGACGAAGGATTAATTGCGGAAGGGGTGCTTACGCCTTCGTTATCTTTCCTTCAGGATGCAGCAATAAGAGTTGGGATACGAGGAAAGGAGATTTATTTCAGTGCAGAATATAGCCCATCAAACATCACGCTTCCCATTCCAAGGTTAAATGTTAATTCAGCTACGTTAGCTGTCGGATATAGCACATTGCAGGGGTTTGAAGTAAGCGGGGATGCTGAACTAGAAATGCAAGGAATAGCCACAGGAAATATTACCGCGGGATTTTCAGAGGCAGAAGGACTTTATCTAAGAGGCGAAATTAATTTTGACGAACAACTTTTTGGAGAGACCCAAGCGAGTGCACGTATCGCATATGAAAATGAATCCTGGACCGTAGGCGGAACAATAACTATTCCTCGAAATAAGGTTCGCGGAGTCAAAAGCGCAACCATCAATGCCACTTACAGCGAAAATACTTTCAGTGCCACAGGTGAAGCTGAGCTTGACATTCCGGGCATAGAGCGTGGCTCTATGTCCATCGAGTACGGTGATGAGGGCTTTTCCATTGGTGGTGATTTTGACCTGAGTAGTGACATCCCGGGAATCTCTGGAGGAAATGTAGCCGTCCGTGTGTCCAAGGAATCTGGTGCTGAAGAATATGATGTTTTTGTTTCTGGAACGGCGCAGCCGGATATTCCGGGCATATCATCCGAATTGTCGGTTACCTATGAAAATGGCGCCCTGACGATCGAAGGACGGGCTTCCTACGAGCGGGGAATGCTGAGTGGCACCATTGAGGTAGGCGCTACCAATCGTGCTATCGGAGAGGACGGAGAGCCTACAGGAGAGCCAGACGATACCATGCGGGTATATGGCGGTGGCAGCCTCACGCTACAATTGACCCCTTGGCTGGAGGCTACTGCCGGCGTCACATTTACCCCAGAAGGTGAGATTGAAGTAACTGCGCGATTAGCTGCAGACAGCTACGAGGTGTTCAGCAGAAGAGAAGTTAACCGCAACCTGTTTACGGTACCTACCATAGAAATCCCCTTGTTTGCCATTCCGCTGGGACCACGCAGTATTGGGTTGGTGGCGCAAATTGGCGGTGGATTGGATTTTACGGCAGGTTTTGGCCCAGGAGAATTACGCAATATGTCTGCGGAAATTACCTATAACCCTGAACGGGAAGAGGAAACTACGGTAGCAGGTCATGGGGAATTTGCCATTCCTGCAGATGCTGGTTTGACCTTGCGTGGTGACTTGAGCTTGGGCGTGAGTGTCGGTATTGCCAGCTTGACGGGCGGAATTGAGCTTGCGGGATCTTTGGGGCTGGAAGGTGAGGCTGCTGCTGAAGTAGATGTCAACTGGAGCCCCCAAACTGGCTTGGCCCTGGACGCAGAAGGACGGGTTACGGTCAATCCAAAATTCACCTTCGACCTGAACGCCTTTGCCCGGGCCAGTTTGGGAATCGGATGGTTTTCGATTTCCGAAACTTGGCGTCACAACCTTGCTTCGTACGAATGGGGTCCCGACATCCAATTTGGCGTAGTATTTCCGGTTCACTACAGGGAAGGAGAAGCTTTCGATATGTCCTTTGATGATATTGAGGTTATCTATCCTGATTTGGATGTTATTGACATGGCGAAAGGGCTTGCCAGGGATGTTAAAAACGATATATTTTCTTAA
- a CDS encoding tetratricopeptide repeat protein has protein sequence METKKAIELNNQGAKHFLNGKFDQAVSCYEEAYKLHPENTSLLNNMGLYYHQQKDFDKALSFFQKAIDLEAKASYMVNAGNALAMQGKLEEARKQYQNTVKKFPKALGAWISLARLATHQNRLGDARAYWNEVVQLAPKAENYLELAKLMILQKDLEPALELLYATSGKSELAEVWFQIGRCEFQLRNHGLAEKALMRALASSPDHTDFRYYLALNYLAKGDTQKGLEQLDILLKYNANNPDILTEKGVILSSLHRYDEALSLFERALEIKPGYTKATHYKKLIENQTS, from the coding sequence ATGGAAACCAAAAAAGCTATCGAACTTAACAATCAGGGAGCCAAGCATTTCCTTAATGGAAAATTTGACCAGGCGGTTTCCTGCTATGAAGAAGCCTACAAGCTTCATCCAGAAAACACCTCCCTACTTAATAACATGGGATTGTACTATCATCAGCAGAAGGATTTTGACAAAGCCCTGTCATTTTTCCAAAAAGCCATTGACCTGGAAGCGAAGGCCAGTTATATGGTAAATGCAGGAAATGCACTGGCCATGCAGGGCAAGCTCGAAGAAGCCCGAAAACAGTACCAAAACACCGTCAAAAAGTTCCCTAAGGCATTGGGTGCATGGATCAGTTTGGCCCGTCTAGCCACGCATCAAAACCGCTTGGGAGACGCCAGGGCCTATTGGAATGAGGTAGTCCAACTGGCCCCTAAGGCAGAGAATTATCTGGAACTGGCCAAGCTCATGATCCTCCAAAAAGACCTCGAACCAGCTCTGGAGCTGTTATATGCTACTTCCGGCAAAAGTGAACTTGCAGAAGTCTGGTTTCAGATCGGTAGATGTGAATTTCAGCTCCGGAACCATGGGTTAGCTGAAAAGGCTTTAATGAGGGCATTGGCCAGCTCTCCCGATCATACTGACTTTAGGTACTATCTAGCCTTGAACTACCTTGCCAAGGGAGATACCCAAAAAGGCCTTGAACAACTGGATATCCTGTTAAAATACAACGCCAACAATCCAGATATCTTAACTGAAAAAGGCGTCATTCTTAGCAGTTTGCACCGGTATGATGAAGCCTTATCGCTATTTGAAAGGGCATTGGAAATCAAGCCGGGATATACCAAAGCGACGCATTATAAGAAGCTCATCGAAAACCAAACATCCTGA
- a CDS encoding N-acetylmuramidase domain-containing protein: MKTIKYRSRGPEVRFLEEILSDMDYQVFVSNYFGLDTHHAIWNYQQKNDLVVDGIVGLKTWSKLLEQNPEVLQQNNKLLAEQDLIAFGKEYDLELATVKAVNEVESSGKGFLADGRAKILFEGHVFWRQLKQRGIDPNDYYNQQTSNVLYPEWTRNHYKGGGAEYDRLQKAVNIDTKAEFEEAAYSSASWGAFQIMGYHAQNLGYPSVKDFVQKMQKHEREHLKAFGRFLATNNLIRHLKQKDWAKFARGYNGPAYAQNHYDVKLQRAYERYK; the protein is encoded by the coding sequence ATGAAAACCATTAAATACCGTTCTCGTGGACCTGAAGTACGTTTTTTGGAAGAAATACTGTCCGATATGGACTATCAAGTTTTTGTTTCCAACTATTTTGGACTGGACACCCATCATGCGATCTGGAACTATCAGCAGAAAAATGATTTGGTGGTGGATGGAATCGTAGGGCTAAAAACCTGGAGCAAACTGCTCGAACAAAATCCTGAGGTGCTCCAACAGAACAACAAACTGCTCGCAGAACAGGACTTAATCGCTTTTGGAAAGGAATATGACCTGGAACTGGCTACAGTCAAAGCTGTAAATGAAGTGGAAAGCAGTGGTAAAGGCTTTCTTGCCGATGGAAGGGCTAAGATTCTTTTTGAAGGACATGTATTCTGGCGACAGCTGAAACAAAGAGGCATTGATCCCAATGATTACTATAACCAGCAAACAAGCAATGTACTCTATCCAGAATGGACACGAAACCATTACAAAGGAGGAGGTGCTGAATATGATCGGTTGCAAAAAGCCGTTAATATAGACACAAAAGCCGAATTTGAAGAGGCGGCTTATTCATCTGCTTCTTGGGGAGCCTTTCAGATCATGGGGTACCATGCCCAGAACCTTGGTTATCCATCCGTCAAAGACTTTGTCCAAAAGATGCAAAAACATGAGCGGGAGCATTTGAAAGCCTTCGGGAGGTTTCTTGCAACGAACAACCTAATCAGGCACCTGAAGCAAAAAGATTGGGCCAAATTCGCTAGGGGGTATAATGGCCCCGCCTACGCCCAAAACCACTATGATGTCAAGCTCCAACGTGCCTATGAAAGGTATAAGTGA
- a CDS encoding ATP-binding protein, which translates to MNELLHFLKIAICARMDFETGKVKQLQKPQLDLHLNKEEALGKFIYDHQVKNQELLLLILALVPHIDPGFFNRIIQAYFPKGGEFPEFGGIKAKNHRGIIPTGETALYILAGNDANTRKRYLPLFTTSFLFQKGIISLEESSRSEPSWSGAMIMDGEYAELFTTEHISKPKLSSNFPAQLINTELEWEDLVLNSKTLNQIQEIEEWLQHEHALLHEWGMYKRLKPGYRVMFFGPPGTGKTLTAGLLGKYTKKDVYRIDLSLVTSKYIGETEKNLSSLFDKAANKDWILFFDEADAIFGKRTNVRDAHDKYANQEVSYLLQRIENHPGLVILASNFKSNIDMAFTRRFQSIIEFPLPVAAERLVLWQKNIPPKAKLAKDLDLSVFAKKYELTGANIVNVIQYASLKALSKDKKELGQEDLLTGIKKELVKEGKMVN; encoded by the coding sequence ATGAACGAACTATTACATTTTTTAAAGATTGCCATTTGTGCCCGAATGGATTTTGAAACGGGCAAGGTAAAGCAGCTCCAAAAGCCTCAGCTGGACTTACACCTCAACAAGGAGGAAGCATTGGGAAAGTTTATATATGACCACCAAGTCAAAAACCAAGAGTTGTTATTATTGATCTTGGCGCTGGTTCCGCATATAGACCCGGGTTTCTTTAATCGTATCATTCAAGCGTATTTCCCAAAAGGGGGGGAGTTTCCGGAATTTGGTGGTATAAAAGCCAAAAACCATCGGGGAATCATTCCCACCGGAGAAACTGCGCTCTACATTCTGGCAGGTAATGACGCCAATACCCGAAAACGATATTTACCGCTGTTCACTACATCCTTCCTCTTCCAAAAAGGGATCATCTCACTGGAAGAAAGCAGTAGAAGCGAACCTAGCTGGTCTGGCGCCATGATTATGGACGGAGAATATGCCGAACTGTTTACTACTGAGCATATCAGCAAACCCAAATTAAGTTCCAATTTTCCAGCGCAGCTGATCAATACCGAATTGGAATGGGAAGACCTTGTCTTAAATTCAAAAACACTGAATCAAATTCAAGAAATAGAAGAATGGCTTCAGCATGAGCATGCATTACTGCATGAATGGGGAATGTACAAGCGATTGAAACCAGGTTACCGCGTAATGTTTTTTGGACCTCCTGGCACTGGCAAAACCCTTACAGCAGGACTACTGGGCAAATACACCAAGAAGGATGTATACCGAATAGACCTTTCGCTAGTGACGTCAAAGTACATTGGCGAGACGGAGAAGAACCTGTCTTCCCTATTCGATAAAGCTGCAAACAAGGATTGGATACTGTTTTTTGATGAGGCAGATGCTATTTTCGGCAAGCGTACCAATGTACGCGATGCGCATGACAAGTACGCCAATCAAGAAGTATCTTACCTACTGCAACGTATCGAAAACCATCCTGGACTGGTGATTTTAGCTTCCAATTTTAAGAGTAATATCGACATGGCCTTTACCAGGAGATTCCAAAGTATCATTGAGTTTCCACTTCCTGTGGCCGCAGAAAGACTTGTCCTTTGGCAAAAGAATATCCCACCAAAAGCCAAGCTCGCCAAAGACCTCGATCTCTCCGTCTTTGCAAAAAAATATGAACTTACTGGGGCCAATATTGTCAATGTTATCCAATATGCCAGCTTGAAAGCCCTGAGCAAGGATAAAAAAGAACTTGGGCAAGAGGACCTGCTTACCGGAATAAAAAAGGAGTTGGTAAAAGAAGGTAAAATGGTGAATTAG
- the ureA gene encoding urease subunit gamma: MKLTTRETEKLMLFVAGELAEKRKARGVKLNYPEAIALISSRLHEMARDGKSVAELMQIGATFLTKEDVMEGIAEMIHDIQIEATFPDGSKLVTVHNPIR; the protein is encoded by the coding sequence ATGAAGTTAACCACAAGAGAAACAGAAAAGCTGATGCTTTTCGTGGCAGGTGAACTTGCCGAAAAACGAAAGGCAAGAGGGGTGAAGCTAAACTACCCCGAGGCAATAGCACTGATCAGCTCTAGGCTACATGAAATGGCCAGAGATGGTAAATCCGTTGCAGAATTAATGCAAATAGGAGCTACTTTCCTGACCAAAGAGGATGTCATGGAGGGGATAGCAGAAATGATCCACGACATTCAGATTGAAGCCACTTTTCCAGATGGTAGTAAGCTCGTTACCGTCCACAATCCCATCCGCTAA
- a CDS encoding urease subunit beta encodes MIPGEYVLKDEPIKCNAKHESITLMVTNTGDRPIQVGSHFHFFEVNKSLSFDREKAFGKRMDILAGMAKRFEPGESMEVQLIDLSGDRKAYGASNLTQGDTTSESNRKSAIEKLHSQNFKTS; translated from the coding sequence ATGATACCAGGAGAATACGTCCTAAAAGACGAACCCATCAAATGCAACGCCAAGCACGAGAGCATCACACTGATGGTAACCAATACAGGAGACCGTCCGATCCAAGTGGGATCCCACTTTCATTTCTTTGAGGTAAACAAGTCACTGAGTTTTGACAGGGAAAAGGCCTTCGGCAAGCGTATGGACATATTGGCCGGAATGGCAAAGCGTTTTGAGCCAGGCGAAAGTATGGAAGTCCAGTTGATTGACCTTAGTGGGGATAGAAAAGCCTATGGAGCCAGTAACCTGACCCAAGGAGATACCACCTCTGAGTCAAACCGAAAAAGTGCCATTGAAAAACTACATTCCCAAAACTTCAAAACCAGCTAA
- the ureC gene encoding urease subunit alpha yields MSFNVNRTKYANIYGPTVGDKIRLGDTELFIEIEKDYNSDSYGEESMFGGGKTVRDGMSQSSTKTRDEGVLDFVILNAIVIDHWGIVKGDVGIKDGKIVAVGKAGNPDTMDGVHPDLVIGASTEAHSGAGHILTAGGIDAHIHFICPQQIEHALFSGITTMIGGGTGPADGTNATTVTPGAWNIEKMLQAAEAFPMNMGFFGKGNCSTLKPLVEQVKAGALGLKIHEDWGSTPAVIDASLKIADEFDVQVAIHTDTLNEGGFLEDTVKAIDGRTIHTFHTEGAGGGHAPDIIKISSYPNVLPSSTNPTRPYTKNTIDEHLDMLMVCHHLSKSIPEDVSFADSRIRKETIAAEDILHDMGIFSMMSSDSQAMGRVGEVITRTWQTAHKNKIQQGYLEEDKARQADNFRAKRYIAKYTINPAISHGISTYVGSVEPGKMADLVLWKPAFFGVKPEMIIKGGMIVASKMGDPNASIPTPQPVIMRNMFGAFGPALSKTCATFVSKASLEEGIPEKYDLKKIVLPVENCRNIGKKDLIHNDAAPEINVNPENYEVTVEGKVLTCEPLDEVPLAQRYFLF; encoded by the coding sequence ATGAGTTTTAACGTAAATAGAACCAAATATGCCAATATCTATGGCCCAACAGTCGGTGATAAAATAAGACTTGGTGATACGGAGCTGTTCATAGAAATAGAAAAGGACTATAACAGTGACAGTTACGGAGAAGAGAGCATGTTTGGAGGAGGAAAGACAGTCCGTGATGGCATGTCCCAATCGTCCACCAAAACCCGTGATGAAGGCGTATTGGATTTTGTCATCCTCAATGCCATTGTAATTGACCATTGGGGGATAGTAAAAGGAGACGTAGGCATCAAGGACGGGAAAATCGTAGCTGTAGGAAAGGCCGGTAATCCTGATACCATGGACGGGGTACATCCTGATCTGGTCATTGGCGCTTCCACCGAAGCGCACTCTGGTGCTGGCCACATTCTGACAGCGGGAGGTATCGATGCGCACATTCACTTCATCTGTCCACAGCAAATCGAACATGCCTTGTTCAGTGGCATTACGACCATGATCGGGGGAGGCACAGGACCTGCTGACGGCACCAATGCCACCACGGTCACTCCTGGGGCTTGGAACATAGAAAAGATGCTCCAAGCTGCCGAAGCATTTCCTATGAACATGGGCTTTTTTGGCAAAGGAAACTGTAGTACCCTGAAGCCATTGGTAGAGCAGGTAAAAGCGGGGGCATTGGGACTAAAGATCCATGAGGATTGGGGATCTACACCAGCTGTCATTGATGCCTCTTTGAAAATTGCCGATGAATTTGATGTGCAAGTAGCCATCCATACCGATACGCTGAACGAAGGAGGCTTCCTGGAGGATACCGTCAAAGCGATCGATGGTCGTACTATCCATACTTTCCATACGGAAGGAGCAGGAGGTGGGCATGCACCGGACATTATCAAGATTTCTTCTTATCCAAATGTCCTTCCCAGTAGTACCAATCCCACAAGACCATATACGAAGAATACCATTGATGAGCATTTGGACATGCTGATGGTCTGTCATCACCTGAGCAAATCCATTCCGGAGGATGTCTCTTTTGCGGATTCCAGGATCAGAAAAGAAACCATTGCCGCGGAGGATATCTTGCATGATATGGGTATTTTCAGCATGATGAGCTCTGATTCCCAAGCCATGGGACGTGTAGGAGAGGTGATCACCCGAACTTGGCAGACAGCCCATAAAAATAAAATCCAACAGGGCTATTTGGAGGAAGATAAAGCCAGGCAAGCGGATAATTTCAGAGCGAAAAGGTACATAGCCAAATACACCATCAACCCAGCCATTAGCCACGGGATTTCAACATATGTAGGTTCTGTAGAACCAGGTAAAATGGCCGATTTGGTGTTATGGAAACCGGCCTTTTTTGGCGTAAAACCAGAAATGATTATCAAAGGAGGAATGATCGTGGCCAGTAAAATGGGAGACCCCAATGCCTCCATTCCCACACCGCAGCCTGTGATTATGAGAAATATGTTTGGGGCATTTGGACCGGCCTTGAGTAAGACTTGTGCGACCTTTGTCTCTAAGGCCAGTCTTGAAGAAGGTATCCCGGAAAAATACGACCTCAAAAAAATCGTGCTGCCCGTAGAAAACTGTAGAAACATCGGAAAAAAAGACCTCATTCATAATGACGCTGCACCGGAGATAAATGTCAACCCTGAAAATTACGAAGTGACAGTGGAAGGAAAGGTATTGACCTGTGAGCCTCTTGATGAGGTGCCATTGGCCCAGCGCTATTTTCTCTTTTAA